Sequence from the Amycolatopsis sp. NBC_00345 genome:
CCTTCGTTGTACAACACCAAGATTTTGTCCACAAAGGATGCAGTGCTGCCGGAAAGCTGGGAGCTGGAACCGCTCCCCGACGGATCCGGCCGGCTGACCGAGAAAAAGGGGCCGCTCCCGGAAACCCGGGAACGGCCCCTGTGAAGAAACTCAGTCGAACAGCGCGGGCAGCGTGCTCTCGAAAGCGGTCCGCAGCTCGTCGAGCGTGAACTCGGTGATGTCCTGCAGCTCCAGCGCCCCGGACTCTGGGTCGACCACGCCGGTCTTGCGCCACGGCAGGCCACGCGCGGTGCACATCTCGGTGAACCGCAGCTCCTCCGTGCGCGGCACGGCCACCAGCACCCGGCCCGAGGACTCCGAGAACAGCTGCACAAACGGGTCCTGGTCGGCGTCGAGGAACACCCGCGCGCCGCACTGTCCGATGAGGACGGTCTCGACGAGCGCCTGCGCCAGTCCGCCGTCGGAGAGGTCGTGCGCGGCGGAGATCATGCCGTCACGCGAGCCGGCCACCAGGATCTCGCCCAGCAGCTTCTCGCGGGCGAGGTCCACGCGCGGGGGCACACCGCCGAGGTGACCGTGCAGCTCGCGGGCCCAGGCCGAGCCGTCCAGCTCGTCGTGGGTGTCGCCGAGCAGCAGCAGCGTCTCGCCGGCCTCCGCGCCGATGCCGGTCGGGATGCGGCGGGTGACGTCGTCGATCACGCCGAGCACGCCGATCACCGGGGTCGGCAGGATGGCCGTCGAACCGGTCTGGTTGAAGAAGCTCACGTTGCCGCCGGTGACCGGGATGCCCAGCTCCACGCAGCCGTCGGCGATGCCGTGCACGGCCTGCTCGAACTGCCACATCACGGCCGGGTCGGTCGGGGCGCCGAAGTTCAGGCAGTCCGACACCGCGACCGGGGTCGCGCCGCCCGTCACCACGTTGCGGTACGCCTCGGCCAGCGCGAGCTGCGCGCCGCGGTACGGGTCGAGGTAGACGAACTTCGAGTTGCAGTCCGTGGCCACCGAAACGCCGCGGCCGCTGGACTCGTCGATCCGGATCATACCGGAGTCCGACGGCTGGGAGAGCACGGAATTACCGCGCACGTAGCGGTCGTACTGCGAGGTGACCCATTCCTTCGACGCCTGGTTCGGCGACGAGATCAGCTTCAGCAGGTCCGCGCGCAGCTCGTCCGGAGTGGACGGACGGGGCAGGCCCGCCGAGGTGTCCGCGATCAGGGCGTCCTGAGTGGACGGACGCTGGATCGGCCGGTCGTACACCGGGCCCTGGTGCGCGACGGTGTGCGCCGGGACGTCGACCACGACCTCGTCGTGCCAGGTGATCACCAGGTGCTCGCCGTCGGTGACCTCGCCGATGTCGGTGGCGATCACGTCCCATTTGCGGCACACGGCCATGAACGCCTCGACGTTCTCCGGCGAGACGACCGCGCACATGCGCTCCTGCGACTCGCTGGAGAGCACCTCGGCCGGGGTCATTCCGGTGGCGCGCAGCGGAACGCGGTCCAGGTAGATCTGCATGCCGCCGTCACCCGCGGCCGCCAGCTCCGACGTCGCGCAGGACAGCCCGGCGCCGCCGAGGTCCTGGATGCCGACGACCAGTTCTTCCTTGAAGAGGTCGAGGCAGCACTCGATCAGCACCTTCTCGGTGAACGGGTCGCCGACCTGCACACTCGGCAGCTTCCGGCGGCCGGACTCCGACTCGTCGCCGGAGAAGGTGTCGCTGGCCAGCACGGAGACGCCGCCGATGCCGTCGAGGCCGGTGCGCGCGCCGAACAGGATGATCTTGTTGCCGGTGCCCGAGGCGAACGCCAGGTGCAGGTCCTCGACCCGCATCGCGCCGACGCACAGGGCGTTCACCAGCGGGTTGCCCGCGTAGCTGGGGTCGAACACCAGCTCGCCGCCGATGTTCGGCAGGCCGAGGCAGTTGCCGTAGCCGCCGACCCCCGCGACGACGCCGGGCAGCACGCGCTTGGTGTCGGGCGCGTCCGCGGGGCCGAAGCGCAGCGCGTCGGCCACCGCGAGCGGCCGGGCACCCATGGCCATGATGTCGCGCACGATGCCGCCGACGCCGGTGGCCGCACCCTGGTACGGCTCCACATAGGACGGATGGTTGTGGCTCTCCACCTTGAACGTGACGGCCCAGCCCTCGCCGATGTCGACGACGCCGGCGTTCTCGCCGATGCCCGCGAGCATCTTCGACTTCATCTCGTCCGTGGCCGTCTCGCCGAAGTAGCGCAGGTGCTTCTTCGAGGACTTGTACGAGCAGTGCTCGCTCCACATCACCGAGTACATCGCCAGCTCGGCGTCGGTGGGACGGCGGCCGAGGATCTCGCGGATCCGCGCGTACTCGTCCTCGGCGAGGCCGAGTTCCACGTACGGCTGCGTCGTCTCAGGGGTCTCCGCGGCCCGCGCGGTGGTGTCAACGGTGCTGGTCACGGTGTCCGTGTCAGGGTTCGCCACAGGCCCAAGACTACGTGTTGCAGCCGTCACCCCCGCAGGTGGCTGCCACCCGCCGGGCAAAGGCCGCTAAGGCCTCCTTACCCGCGTCCCACGCGGGTAAGGAGGCCTTAGCGGCCTTCGAGCCGGGCCGTTCGCCAGGGGATAAATCGGTCGCGCCGACGGTGGCGCGCCACTTACCGTTGATAATCGTGCTCTCCGCCACGTACCCCTTCCCGACACCCCGGCTGCCCGACCGGCCGACGGCCGGACGCCTCCTGCTCGCGATGCTGCGCACGCGGCCGTGGCTGGTGGTCACGGCCGCCGTGACCGGTGCGCTGTGGTCACTCCCGAGCGCGCTGCTGCCGCTGGTGATCGGCCGCGGCGTGGACGCGATCGCCGCGGGCGACACCGGCGCGCTCTGGCGGTGGGCACTGGTGGCGGCCGGGCTCGGCGTGGTGCAGGCGGGCTTCGGCACGTGGCTGCACTTCGTCTCGTACGGCCTGTGGCTGCACGGCGCGGGCACCACGCAGCGGCTCGTGACGTCGCACACCACGAGGCTGGGCGCGGTGCTGCGGGAGGCGACGACCACCGGCAACGTGGTCGCGGTCACGTCCTCGGACATCAACTGGATCGGCAACACCTTCGAGGTGATCGGCCGCACGGTGGGCTCGGTGGTCGCGTTCGTGGTGATCGGCATCGCGATGCTGTCCTCGTCGCCGCTGCTCGGGATCGTCGCGCTGGTCGGCGTGCCGCTGGCCGTGCTCGGCATCGGGCCCCTGCTGCGGCCGCTGCAGAAGCGCAAGGCCGTGCAGCGGGAGAACCTGAGCGAGGTCAACGCGCTGGGCGCCGACATCGTGTCCGGCCTGCGGATCCTGCGCGGCGTCGGCGGCGAGCGCCGGTTCCTGAAGCGGTTCCGCGCGGCGAGCCAGGTCGTGCGCCGGTCCGGCGTTGAGGTCGGGCGCAGCGAGGCGTGGCTGGCGGCCGCGGAGATCGTGCTGCCGGGCCTGGTCACGGTGGCGATCACCTGGCTGGGCGCGCGGCTCGCGCTCGACGGGACCATCGGCGTGGGCGAGCTGGTGGCGTTCTACGGCGTCTCGGCGTTCCTGGTGGTGCCGGTGAGCACCGCGACGGAGGCGGTCAGCGCGCTCAGCTCGGGCACGGTGGCGGCGCGGAAGATCTGCGGCCTGCTGTCCCTGCGGCCGAAGCTGGCCGAGCCCGCGTCGCCGGTGCCGTTGCCCGAAGGGCTGCTGGACCTCGTCGACACCGAGAGCGGCATCCGGGTCGCGCCCGGCCGGCTGACCGTGGTCGACCTCGGCGCCGAGGCGGAGCCGATCGCCGAGCGGATGGCGCGCTTCACCGACGCCGCCGAGGGCGAACGCGTGCTGGTCGGCGGCGTGCCCGCGGACCAGGTCGCGCTGGCGGAACTGCGCGCCCGCGTGGTGTTCGCGCACAACCAGGACATCTGGTTCTCCGGCGTGCTGCGCGACCAGCTGGCGCCGGCCCGGCCCGGCGAAGTCAGCATCACCGAAGCGCTGTACGCGGCCGACGGCGACGACATCGTGGAGGCCCTGCCCGAGGGCGTCGACGAGCTGATCGGCGAGCGCGGCCGGGAGGTGTCGGGCGGCCAGCGGCAACGGCTGAACCTGGCGCGGGCACTGGCGGTGGACGCCGACGTGCTGCTGCTCGACGAGCCGACCTCGGCCGTCGATGCGCACACCGAGGCCCGGATCACCGAGCGCGTCGCGCAGCTGCGGCGTGGACGGACGACCGTGGTCTTCAGCCAGAGTCCACTGTGGATTCACGTGGCGGACGAAGTGGTACGAGCGAAAGCGGTGACGGTGTGAAGCGGCTTCCCCTGGCCTCGCGGCGCGATGTCCGGCGCTGGGTGCTGAGCACGGCGGCCGAGCACCGGCGCGAGTTCACCGTGATGCTCAGCCTGTTCTTCCTGGCCACGCTGATCGGGCTGGCCGGGCCGCAGCTGCTCGGCCTGCTGGTCGACGGCGTGGTCAGCGGCAGCAGCACCACCCGGGTCGACCTGCTGGCCGGCGGTTTCATCGTGGCGCTCGTGCTGCAGGCGCTGGCGAAGAAGGCGGCGCGGCTGCGCGGGCGGATGTTCGGCGAGCGCGTGCTGGCGCAGACCCGCGAGCGGTTCGTGACGAACGCGCTGGACCTGCCGCTCGGCACCGTCGAAGCGGCCGGCACCGGCGACCTGCTCAGCCGCGCGACGAGCGACATCAGCCGGCTGGACCACGCCGTGCGCTTCGCGGCGCCGGAGATCCTGATCGCCGCGGTGACGGTGGTGCTCACGACCGTGGCGATGGTCATCACGTCGCCGCTGCTCGCGCTGGGGCTGCTGGTCGCCGTGCCGCTGCTGGTGCCCGTGAACATCTGGTACCAGCGGCGGATCCCGACGCGGATGGCGTGGATGCTCGACCGCTGGGGCGACCTGCAGTCGGCCACCCACGAGACGGTCGAGGGCGCGCGGACCACGGAGGCGCTGGGCCTGGCCGAGCGGCGCATCCGCACCGGCACCGACGCGCTGGACCAGGCCGTGCTCGGTGAGCGGCGGATGCGGGCGTTGCAGCTGCGCTGGCTGCCGTCGCTGGAGATCAGCTACGTGCTGCCGATCGCGGTGATGCTGCTGATCGGCACGTTCGCGTACAGCCAGGGCTGGGCCGGGCTGGGCACGATCACGACCATGCTCGCGTACGCCCAGGCCATGACCGCGCCGCTGAACGAGGCGCTGTTCTGGATGGAGGACCTGCAGGTGGCGCTGGCCGCCGCGCGCCGGATCCTCGGCGTGAAGCCGTCCTTGTCGACGGTCGCGAAGGACACGTCGGTGCCGCGCGGGCGGGACATCACCGTCGAGGACGTCCGCTTCGGCTACACCGAGGACCGCGAGGTGCTGCACGGCATCGACCTGCGCGTGCCGCGCGGCGAGCGGCTGGCGATCGTCGGACCGTCGGGCGCGGGCAAGTCGACCCTCGGGCGGCTGCTGGCGGGCATCTCGGCGCCGACGGCGGGCTCCATCCGCGTTGGCAGCACCGAGGTGTCGACCCTGGCGGACGACGTCCTGCGCGGCGAGGTCCTGCTGCTCACGCAGGAGCACCACACGTTCTCCGGCACGCTGCGGGAGAACCTGTCGCTGCCCGCGCGCCGCGACGGGGGCGACTGGACGGACGAGGAGCTGACCTCCGCGCTCGCCTCGGCCGGCGCGGCCGAGTGGGCGGCGGCGCTGCCGGACGGGCTGGACACGAAGCTGGGCTCGGGCGCGTACGCCGTGCCCGCGGGCCTGGCGCAGCAGCTGGCCCTGGCCCGCGTCGTGCTGGCGGACCCGCACACGCTGGTCCTGGACGAGGCGACGTCCCTGCTGGACACGGGCTCGGCGCGGGAGCTGGAGCGTTCGCTGAACGCGGTCCTCGCGGGCCGCACGGTGATCGCGATCGCCCACCGACTGCACACGGCGGCCGCCGCCGACCGCGTCGCCGTGGTCGAGGGCGGGCGCATCACGGAGCTCGGTTCACACGCGGAGCTGATGGCCGCGGGCGGTCCCTACGCCCGGCTGGTGGCGGCCGCGGGCTGAGTCCTCGGGGAATGTGGGTGGCGGCCTCGGCGTTGGTTCGGTTCGAACCGACCTGACGGGGGTTTTTATGCCGGTTATGACTGTGACCGAACGCGAGAAGTTCCTGGCCGAGCCGCACGTGGGGGTGCTCGCCGTCGCGCGCGACGGGCAGCCGCCACTGGCCGTGCCGATCTGGTACGACTACGAGCCGGGCGGCGAGCTTCTGCTGTGGACCCAGCGGGGCTCGGCGAAGGGACGGGCGATCCAGGCCGCCGGGGAGCTGAGCCTTTCGGTGCAGCAGGAGACCCGGCCGTACCGGTACGTGACGGTCTCCGGGCCGGTGGTGGCGGCCTCCGAGGCGCCCACCGACGCCGAGGCGTTCCGGATCGCCGCCCGTTACTCGCCGGACGACCAGGCGCGCGCGTTCGTGGACGGCAGGCTCAACGAGGGCTCGGTGCTGATCCGCGTCCGGCCGGAGAAGTGGCTGTCTTCCGACCACGGCAAAGCCTGAGGTGACCTGGGAAAGGCCTCGCACCGGGTGTCCGGGTGCGAGGCCTTTTCCTTGTGGCTCTTGTGGTTCAGATCTTCGCGAGCGCGTCCACCGCGCTGTAGAACATACCGAGGCCGTCGTCCGACGGGCCGGTCAGCGCGTCGATCGCGTGCTCGGGGTGCGGCATGAGGCCGACCACGCGGCCGTTCTCGCTGCGGACGCCCGCGATGTCGTTACGGGAGCCGTTGGGGTTGCCGCCGACGTAACGGAACGCGACGCGGCCCTCGGCCTCCAGCATGTCCAAAGTGGGCTGCTCGGCCATGTAGCAGCCGTCGTTGTTCTTCAGCGGGATGAGGATCTCCGCGCCCCGCTCGTACCGCGTGGTCCAGGCCGTCTCGTTGTTCTCGACACGGAGCCACTGGTCGCGGCAGACGAAGTGCAGGCCGACGTTGCGGATCATCGCGCCGGGCAGCAGGCCGGCCTCGCAGAGGATCTGGAAGCCGTTGCAGATGCCGAGCACGGGCATGCCCTTGCGGGCCGCCTCGATCACCGACGTCATCACCGGCGCGAAGCGCGCGATCACGCCGGCCCGCAGGTAGTCGCCGTAGGAGAAGCCGCCGGGGACGACCACGCCGTCGACGCCGTGCAGGTCGTCGTCGGCGTGCCACAGGGGCACGGCCTCGGCGTCGGCGTAACGGACCGCGCGCGCGGCGTCGCCGTCGTCGAGGGTGCCGGGGAAGGTGATGACGCCGATTCGGGCGCTCACGCGTCCACCCGGCGGATCGTCCACTGCTCGATCACGGGGTTGGCGAGGAAGCCCTCGGCGATCTTGGCGAGCGTCTCGTCGTCGACGGAATCGTCGACCTCGAGCTCGAAGTGCTTGCCCTGACGCACTTCCACGACCCCGCTGAAGCCCAGCCGCGGCAGCGCGCGGGCCACCGCCTGGCCCTGCGGGTCGAGGATCTCGGGTTTCGGCATGACGTCGACGACGACTCGGGCCACGGTTGGCTGCTCCTTATTCACGCAGGTCGTGGGTACCGCCTGAGCGTACTTGACCGGCCCCGGCGTCCGCCCGACCGGTGCCGGGCGCCTTGCGACTGGCCACGACGTGGCGCCAGGAGGATGCTGCTCAAGGGGCCTTTCCCCAGGCCGCGGGCTGGGCCATGATGAGTCGTTGGCGGCACGCCAACATGAGCAGCTGGAGGCATCGTGGCCGGTCAGGAGTCCTTCGACTACGTCATCGTCGGAGCGGGCAGCGCGGGGTGCGTGCTGGCCGCCCGGCTGAGCGAGGACCCGTCGGCGCAGGTGCTGCTGCTCGAGGCCGGCGGCGAGGACACCGCCGACGAGATCCACATCCCGGCCGCGTTCGCGTCGCTGTTCAAGACCCGCTGGGACTGGAACTACGAGACCGTCGAGCAGAAGCACACCGGCAAGCCCGCCTACTGGCCGCGCGGCAAGATGCTCGGCGGCAGCTCGTCCATGAACGCGATGATCTACATCCGCGGCAACCGCGCCGACTACGACGGCTGGCGCGATGCCCACGGCGCCACCGGCTGGGGCTGGGACGACGTCCTGCCGTACTTCAAGCGCGCCGAGGGCAACCAGCGCTTCGACGGCCCCCTGCACGGCACCGACGGCCCGCTGCATGTCGAGGACCGCCGTTTCACCCACGAGCTGTCGAGCGCCTGGGTCGACAGCGCCGTGAGCTGGGGGCTCAAGCGCAACGAGGACTTCAACGGCGAGGCGCAGGAGGGCGCGGGCGTCTACCAGGTCACGTGCAAGCGCGGCCGCCGCTGGTCCACCGCCGACGCCTACCTGCGGCCCGCGCTGTCACGGCCGAACCTGACCGTGCGCACCCACGCGCAGACGACCCGCGTGGTCTTCGAGGGCACGCGCGCGGTCGGCGTGTCCTATGTGGACAAGGGCGTGGAGGTGACGGTGCGCGCCTCGGCCGAGGTGGTGCTGTCCGGTGGCGCGGTGAACTCGCCGCAGCTGCTGATGCTGTCGGGCGTCGGCCCGGCCGAGCACCTGCGCGAGCTGGGGATCGACGTGGTCGCCGGGCTGAGCGCCGTCGGCGACAACCTGCACGACCACCCAGCGGCCGGGATCATCTGGTCCACCAAGGGCACCACGGACCTGATCGACGCGGCCACCCCGGCCGGGCTCGTGCGTTACCAGCTGACGCGGCGCGGCCCACTGGTGTCGAACATCGGCGAGGCCGGCGCGTTCTTCTCCACCCGCGACGGCCTGGCCGGGCCGGACATGCAGGTGCACGTCGCCCCGACGCTCTTCTACGACAACGGCATGCGCGAGCCCACCCTCCCCGGCTTCACCTCCGCGGCCACCCTGGTGGACGTCGCCAGCCGCGGCCGCCTCCGGCTGAAGTCGGCGAACCCGATGTGGAAGCCGGAAATCGACCCGGCGTACTACTCGGAGCCGATCGACCTGGACACCATCAAGTCCGCCCTGCGCTCGCTGATCGAGATCGGCCGCTCGGGCCCCTTGGCGCGTTTCCTGGACAAGCCCTTCCTCCCGTCGACGCACGAGCTGTCGGACGACGCGCTAACCGACCACGTCCGCGAGAACACCCAGACGCTCTACCACCCGGTCGGCACCTGCGCGATCGGCACGGTGGTCGACCCGGACCTTCGCGTCCTCGGTGTGGACGGCCTGCGCGTTGTTGATGCTTCGGTGATGCCGGTGGTCCCGCGCGGGAATACCAACGCACCGACGATCATGGTGGCGGAGAAGGCTGCTGATTTGATTCGGGGGCGTTCGGCTTAGGTCGGTTCGGCTCGCGGGCTTGCGTGCTCGGATTGACGTGGCCGGATTGTCGCGGACGTTCTCCGTCCATCACTCCACGCCACTGCCAATCGGCGCCGGATGTTCGGAGCAAAGGCATTTCACCCCCGTTTCAAGCCACTCCCGGCCGGCCCAATCGGGATGGCGCCGGATCATCAGCGCCGAAATCTCCTCGACGATCGTCTCCTCGCTCATCGCCGAATCGCGGCGGGCCCAGGTTTCGTCGCGGAGGAGGGTGAGGTAGTCGCGGACGTCGGCGAGCAGCTGGGCGTCACCGATGGCGCCGTGGCCGGGGACGACGACTCGCGGGGGCTCGGCGGCCAGGCGGCGCATCACCGCGAGCCAGCGGGTGCCCGAAACGTCGGCGTCGTGCGGCGGGAACCACGGGAAGATCGCGAACTGGCCCGCTTCCACGAGGTCGCCGGTGAACAGGACGTCCGCGTCGGGCACCTTCACCACCTGGTCGCCCCGGCTGTGCGCACGGCCGGTCGCCCGCAGCTGCACCACGCGACCGCCCAGGTCCAGGTCATACGCCTGGTCGTAGACGACGTCGGGCTGCGCCAGCTCAACACCCTCCAGCCGGTGCGCGACCGCGGCGCCGAGCCCCCGGAACATCTCGAGGTAGCCGGGCCCCTTCGTCTTCAGGTCGTCGGCTTGGGCCTGGTTGATCAGGAACGTCGCCTCGCCCGCGAAGGTCTGCGCGCCGAACGCGTGCTCGGGGTGGAAATGCGTGGTGGTCAGGTACAGCTTGCGACCTCGCGCGTACTCCTCCGCGAATTTCAGCACGACTTCCGCGTT
This genomic interval carries:
- a CDS encoding MBL fold metallo-hydrolase is translated as MVEPVSSDPVVQVAGIQELARDLVVIPNGNVQLVPNIGVIGGRDAVLVVDTGMGPSNAEVVLKFAEEYARGRKLYLTTTHFHPEHAFGAQTFAGEATFLINQAQADDLKTKGPGYLEMFRGLGAAVAHRLEGVELAQPDVVYDQAYDLDLGGRVVQLRATGRAHSRGDQVVKVPDADVLFTGDLVEAGQFAIFPWFPPHDADVSGTRWLAVMRRLAAEPPRVVVPGHGAIGDAQLLADVRDYLTLLRDETWARRDSAMSEETIVEEISALMIRRHPDWAGREWLETGVKCLCSEHPAPIGSGVE
- the purS gene encoding phosphoribosylformylglycinamidine synthase subunit PurS gives rise to the protein MARVVVDVMPKPEILDPQGQAVARALPRLGFSGVVEVRQGKHFELEVDDSVDDETLAKIAEGFLANPVIEQWTIRRVDA
- the purQ gene encoding phosphoribosylformylglycinamidine synthase subunit PurQ translates to MSARIGVITFPGTLDDGDAARAVRYADAEAVPLWHADDDLHGVDGVVVPGGFSYGDYLRAGVIARFAPVMTSVIEAARKGMPVLGICNGFQILCEAGLLPGAMIRNVGLHFVCRDQWLRVENNETAWTTRYERGAEILIPLKNNDGCYMAEQPTLDMLEAEGRVAFRYVGGNPNGSRNDIAGVRSENGRVVGLMPHPEHAIDALTGPSDDGLGMFYSAVDALAKI
- a CDS encoding ABC transporter ATP-binding protein — translated: MLSATYPFPTPRLPDRPTAGRLLLAMLRTRPWLVVTAAVTGALWSLPSALLPLVIGRGVDAIAAGDTGALWRWALVAAGLGVVQAGFGTWLHFVSYGLWLHGAGTTQRLVTSHTTRLGAVLREATTTGNVVAVTSSDINWIGNTFEVIGRTVGSVVAFVVIGIAMLSSSPLLGIVALVGVPLAVLGIGPLLRPLQKRKAVQRENLSEVNALGADIVSGLRILRGVGGERRFLKRFRAASQVVRRSGVEVGRSEAWLAAAEIVLPGLVTVAITWLGARLALDGTIGVGELVAFYGVSAFLVVPVSTATEAVSALSSGTVAARKICGLLSLRPKLAEPASPVPLPEGLLDLVDTESGIRVAPGRLTVVDLGAEAEPIAERMARFTDAAEGERVLVGGVPADQVALAELRARVVFAHNQDIWFSGVLRDQLAPARPGEVSITEALYAADGDDIVEALPEGVDELIGERGREVSGGQRQRLNLARALAVDADVLLLDEPTSAVDAHTEARITERVAQLRRGRTTVVFSQSPLWIHVADEVVRAKAVTV
- a CDS encoding ABC transporter ATP-binding protein translates to MKRLPLASRRDVRRWVLSTAAEHRREFTVMLSLFFLATLIGLAGPQLLGLLVDGVVSGSSTTRVDLLAGGFIVALVLQALAKKAARLRGRMFGERVLAQTRERFVTNALDLPLGTVEAAGTGDLLSRATSDISRLDHAVRFAAPEILIAAVTVVLTTVAMVITSPLLALGLLVAVPLLVPVNIWYQRRIPTRMAWMLDRWGDLQSATHETVEGARTTEALGLAERRIRTGTDALDQAVLGERRMRALQLRWLPSLEISYVLPIAVMLLIGTFAYSQGWAGLGTITTMLAYAQAMTAPLNEALFWMEDLQVALAAARRILGVKPSLSTVAKDTSVPRGRDITVEDVRFGYTEDREVLHGIDLRVPRGERLAIVGPSGAGKSTLGRLLAGISAPTAGSIRVGSTEVSTLADDVLRGEVLLLTQEHHTFSGTLRENLSLPARRDGGDWTDEELTSALASAGAAEWAAALPDGLDTKLGSGAYAVPAGLAQQLALARVVLADPHTLVLDEATSLLDTGSARELERSLNAVLAGRTVIAIAHRLHTAAAADRVAVVEGGRITELGSHAELMAAGGPYARLVAAAG
- a CDS encoding pyridoxamine 5'-phosphate oxidase family protein; protein product: MTVTEREKFLAEPHVGVLAVARDGQPPLAVPIWYDYEPGGELLLWTQRGSAKGRAIQAAGELSLSVQQETRPYRYVTVSGPVVAASEAPTDAEAFRIAARYSPDDQARAFVDGRLNEGSVLIRVRPEKWLSSDHGKA
- a CDS encoding GMC family oxidoreductase; this translates as MAGQESFDYVIVGAGSAGCVLAARLSEDPSAQVLLLEAGGEDTADEIHIPAAFASLFKTRWDWNYETVEQKHTGKPAYWPRGKMLGGSSSMNAMIYIRGNRADYDGWRDAHGATGWGWDDVLPYFKRAEGNQRFDGPLHGTDGPLHVEDRRFTHELSSAWVDSAVSWGLKRNEDFNGEAQEGAGVYQVTCKRGRRWSTADAYLRPALSRPNLTVRTHAQTTRVVFEGTRAVGVSYVDKGVEVTVRASAEVVLSGGAVNSPQLLMLSGVGPAEHLRELGIDVVAGLSAVGDNLHDHPAAGIIWSTKGTTDLIDAATPAGLVRYQLTRRGPLVSNIGEAGAFFSTRDGLAGPDMQVHVAPTLFYDNGMREPTLPGFTSAATLVDVASRGRLRLKSANPMWKPEIDPAYYSEPIDLDTIKSALRSLIEIGRSGPLARFLDKPFLPSTHELSDDALTDHVRENTQTLYHPVGTCAIGTVVDPDLRVLGVDGLRVVDASVMPVVPRGNTNAPTIMVAEKAADLIRGRSA
- the purL gene encoding phosphoribosylformylglycinamidine synthase subunit PurL — encoded protein: MTSTVDTTARAAETPETTQPYVELGLAEDEYARIREILGRRPTDAELAMYSVMWSEHCSYKSSKKHLRYFGETATDEMKSKMLAGIGENAGVVDIGEGWAVTFKVESHNHPSYVEPYQGAATGVGGIVRDIMAMGARPLAVADALRFGPADAPDTKRVLPGVVAGVGGYGNCLGLPNIGGELVFDPSYAGNPLVNALCVGAMRVEDLHLAFASGTGNKIILFGARTGLDGIGGVSVLASDTFSGDESESGRRKLPSVQVGDPFTEKVLIECCLDLFKEELVVGIQDLGGAGLSCATSELAAAGDGGMQIYLDRVPLRATGMTPAEVLSSESQERMCAVVSPENVEAFMAVCRKWDVIATDIGEVTDGEHLVITWHDEVVVDVPAHTVAHQGPVYDRPIQRPSTQDALIADTSAGLPRPSTPDELRADLLKLISSPNQASKEWVTSQYDRYVRGNSVLSQPSDSGMIRIDESSGRGVSVATDCNSKFVYLDPYRGAQLALAEAYRNVVTGGATPVAVSDCLNFGAPTDPAVMWQFEQAVHGIADGCVELGIPVTGGNVSFFNQTGSTAILPTPVIGVLGVIDDVTRRIPTGIGAEAGETLLLLGDTHDELDGSAWARELHGHLGGVPPRVDLAREKLLGEILVAGSRDGMISAAHDLSDGGLAQALVETVLIGQCGARVFLDADQDPFVQLFSESSGRVLVAVPRTEELRFTEMCTARGLPWRKTGVVDPESGALELQDITEFTLDELRTAFESTLPALFD